Proteins co-encoded in one Polynucleobacter sp. MG-6-Vaara-E2 genomic window:
- a CDS encoding ABC transporter substrate-binding protein has translation MKLKQITASLVAATMFASNPVFAQAGSKVSGDVVKIGVLTDLSSTYSDLAGPGAVIAAKMAIADFSKDGTVIGKKIELVSADHQNKADIAANKAREWYDKDGVDVIVELVSTNVALAVMEVAEQKNKITLVSGAGSLPITNEKCTANNVHWAYDTYALSNGTGKAVVKQGKKNWYFITADYAFGAALEKDATAVVTANGGKVLGTSKHPFPNSDFSSYLLKAQASGADVVALANAGQDTINTVKQASEFGINKKQTVVPLLMFISDVHSLGLPAAQGMYLTEGFYWDKDDKTRAFSKRFILQHKRMPTMVQAGVYSSVLAYLNAVQKAGTDDTQAVMKVLKSTNIDDGLFKGKIRADGKFEHDMYLLEVKKPADSKSPWDYYYVRATIPAAEATLPLSQSKCKLVNK, from the coding sequence ATGAAGTTAAAGCAAATAACCGCATCACTGGTTGCCGCAACGATGTTCGCGTCAAACCCAGTTTTTGCGCAAGCAGGATCAAAAGTGAGTGGAGATGTTGTCAAGATTGGCGTATTGACTGACTTATCCTCAACGTATTCAGATTTGGCTGGACCTGGTGCAGTGATTGCTGCCAAGATGGCCATTGCCGACTTTTCCAAAGACGGCACTGTTATTGGAAAGAAAATTGAGTTGGTGAGCGCAGACCACCAGAATAAAGCAGATATTGCAGCAAACAAGGCTCGTGAATGGTATGACAAAGATGGCGTAGATGTCATTGTTGAGTTGGTCTCTACCAACGTTGCCTTAGCGGTAATGGAAGTTGCTGAACAGAAGAACAAAATCACTTTGGTTTCTGGTGCCGGCTCACTTCCCATTACCAACGAAAAATGTACCGCCAATAACGTTCACTGGGCTTATGATACTTATGCGCTGTCAAACGGAACGGGTAAGGCAGTTGTAAAGCAGGGCAAAAAGAACTGGTACTTCATTACTGCTGACTACGCGTTTGGCGCAGCTCTTGAAAAAGATGCCACAGCCGTTGTAACGGCTAATGGCGGTAAAGTTTTGGGAACCAGTAAGCACCCATTCCCAAATAGCGATTTTTCTTCATATCTCTTGAAGGCACAAGCTAGTGGTGCTGATGTAGTTGCGCTTGCCAATGCTGGTCAAGACACCATCAATACTGTTAAGCAAGCTTCCGAGTTTGGTATCAATAAAAAACAAACCGTCGTTCCATTGCTCATGTTTATCTCCGATGTGCATTCTTTAGGTTTGCCTGCTGCACAAGGCATGTACCTTACAGAGGGCTTTTACTGGGATAAAGACGACAAAACACGCGCCTTCTCTAAACGCTTTATCTTGCAACACAAGCGCATGCCAACTATGGTTCAGGCCGGCGTTTATTCATCCGTTCTTGCATACTTAAATGCAGTTCAAAAAGCTGGCACAGATGACACGCAAGCCGTGATGAAGGTTTTGAAATCCACCAATATTGATGACGGTCTTTTCAAGGGCAAGATCCGTGCTGATGGCAAGTTTGAGCATGACATGTACTTGCTTGAAGTGAAGAAGCCTGCTGATTCGAAGAGCCCATGGGATTACTACTATGTCCGCGCTACGATCCCAGCGGCGGAAGCTACTTTGCCGCTTTCACAATCAAAGTGCAAATTAGTTAACAAGTAA
- a CDS encoding TSUP family transporter, protein MAFFAGLVDAVAGGGGLIQVPALFAAYPDTQPATLLATNKVSAVGGTLNAARKYLRHVSLPWAIVLPAIVAGFIGSLLGANAVSNFPAEPLRKALPFVLLFLLLYTWFQPSLGEAHAPKILGRFQQAKAAFLGLTIGFYDGFFGPGTGSFLLFGFVRFFSFDFLHASAATKLVNVATNLAAILMLASLGQINWTLGFAMMIANIAGSQFGSRLAIKHGSAFVRKAFLVIVSVLILKSAWNAYFIN, encoded by the coding sequence ATGGCCTTCTTTGCTGGCTTGGTGGATGCTGTAGCTGGCGGCGGCGGCCTAATCCAGGTGCCCGCTTTGTTTGCTGCATATCCTGATACCCAGCCAGCAACACTACTTGCAACAAATAAAGTTTCTGCAGTTGGCGGAACCCTAAATGCAGCCAGAAAATATTTACGTCACGTATCTTTGCCGTGGGCAATTGTTTTGCCGGCAATCGTTGCTGGTTTTATTGGCTCTCTTCTTGGAGCAAATGCGGTCAGCAATTTTCCGGCAGAGCCTTTGCGTAAAGCTTTGCCATTTGTTTTGTTGTTTCTGTTGCTCTACACCTGGTTTCAGCCTTCGCTTGGAGAGGCGCACGCCCCAAAAATTCTCGGACGCTTCCAACAAGCAAAGGCCGCATTTCTTGGTTTAACAATTGGGTTTTATGACGGCTTCTTTGGCCCTGGTACTGGTAGCTTTTTACTATTTGGATTTGTGCGCTTTTTTAGTTTTGATTTCTTGCATGCCTCTGCTGCTACAAAATTGGTGAATGTAGCCACGAATCTAGCGGCCATCTTAATGTTGGCAAGTCTTGGGCAAATTAATTGGACCCTTGGTTTTGCAATGATGATTGCCAATATTGCAGGCAGTCAGTTCGGTAGCCGGCTTGCGATTAAGCATGGCAGCGCCTTTGTAAGAAAAGCTTTTTTGGTTATTGTTAGTGTTCTGATATTGAAGTCGGCTTGGAATGCTTATTTCATCAATTAA
- a CDS encoding branched-chain amino acid ABC transporter permease yields MSSKIKLLYGILVLIALLLPFQDFIYLVFAMKVLCFALFACAFNLLLGFTGLLSFGHAAFFGTAAYITAYFCKEAGLSPELGIILGVVGSGVLGFLIGSLAIRRQGIYFAMVTLALSQMVYFLAVQLPYTGGEDGIQGVPRGILFGLIDLKDDVAMYYFVLTVFLFGFALIMRAVHSPFGQVLKAIRENEPRAISLGYDVDRFKLMSFVISAALSGLAGSMKSLVFQLATLTDVHWHMSGEVVLMTLLGGMGTILGPVVGAGIVVGLQNYLANIGSWSTIATGFIFVVCVLAFRRGVVGEIAAHFKSKN; encoded by the coding sequence ATGAGTTCAAAAATAAAATTACTTTATGGCATCTTAGTTTTAATTGCGCTGCTGTTACCGTTTCAAGATTTCATCTACTTGGTATTTGCAATGAAGGTATTGTGCTTTGCCCTTTTTGCTTGCGCCTTTAACTTGTTGCTTGGGTTTACAGGCCTGCTCTCGTTTGGCCATGCGGCATTTTTTGGAACCGCCGCCTATATTACTGCTTATTTTTGTAAGGAGGCTGGTCTATCTCCCGAATTAGGAATTATCTTGGGTGTTGTGGGTTCCGGAGTGCTAGGTTTTTTAATTGGCTCTTTGGCGATTCGCAGGCAGGGTATTTATTTTGCGATGGTCACTTTAGCCCTTTCTCAAATGGTGTATTTCTTGGCAGTTCAACTCCCCTATACCGGGGGAGAAGATGGAATTCAGGGTGTACCACGTGGAATATTATTTGGTCTAATTGACCTCAAAGATGACGTTGCGATGTACTACTTTGTCTTGACCGTTTTCTTATTTGGCTTCGCGTTGATCATGCGCGCTGTTCACTCTCCTTTTGGTCAAGTCTTAAAAGCGATTCGTGAAAACGAACCGCGCGCCATTTCTTTGGGATATGACGTTGATCGTTTCAAGCTCATGTCTTTTGTGATTTCTGCTGCTCTATCTGGTCTAGCAGGATCAATGAAGTCTTTGGTATTCCAGCTGGCAACATTGACCGATGTTCATTGGCATATGTCTGGCGAAGTTGTATTGATGACTTTACTTGGCGGCATGGGAACCATTCTTGGTCCAGTAGTTGGCGCCGGCATCGTTGTTGGTTTGCAAAACTATCTCGCGAATATTGGTTCATGGAGCACGATTGCAACTGGATTTATTTTTGTGGTTTGTGTTTTAGCATTTCGTCGTGGCGTTGTTGGTGAAATTGCTGCGCACTTCAAAAGCAAAAACTAA
- a CDS encoding branched-chain amino acid ABC transporter permease: MFELLGITPQGLVAQLLVGLINGSFYAILSLGLAIIFGLLNIINFAHGAQYTMGAFIAWIGLTQISQWLGFPELTINYWFALIIVPFVLAGFGLILERTMLRRLYHLDHLYGLLLTFGLALIIEGMFRHWYGISGESYPAPEMLQGAIPLDSIGIILPIYRLWVVAISLTVCFSTWYVIERTKLGAYLRAGTENPKLLQAFGINVPLMISLAYAYGVGLAGFAGVLAAPIFQVNPLMGSNLIIVVFAVVVIGGMGSIMGAILTGLALGLIEGLTKVFYPEASGVVIFVIMAIVLLLRPAGLFGREK, encoded by the coding sequence ATGTTTGAACTTCTCGGAATTACCCCACAAGGGCTGGTGGCCCAGCTCTTGGTGGGGCTTATTAATGGCTCGTTTTACGCCATATTGAGTTTGGGATTGGCCATTATTTTTGGCCTTCTCAACATCATTAATTTTGCTCATGGTGCTCAATACACCATGGGTGCTTTTATTGCTTGGATTGGATTGACTCAGATTAGCCAATGGCTTGGCTTTCCAGAGCTCACAATTAATTATTGGTTTGCATTAATCATTGTGCCGTTTGTCTTGGCTGGTTTTGGATTAATTCTTGAGCGCACGATGTTGCGCAGGCTTTATCACTTAGACCATCTATATGGCCTTCTATTAACTTTTGGTCTGGCATTAATCATAGAAGGCATGTTCCGTCACTGGTACGGTATTTCTGGTGAGAGCTATCCAGCCCCAGAAATGCTTCAGGGTGCCATCCCCTTAGACTCTATCGGAATTATTTTGCCAATCTACCGTTTATGGGTTGTCGCAATTTCGTTAACCGTTTGCTTTTCAACTTGGTACGTTATTGAGAGAACTAAGTTAGGCGCATACTTGCGCGCTGGTACAGAGAATCCCAAATTACTTCAGGCTTTTGGAATCAATGTTCCCCTGATGATTTCTTTAGCTTATGCCTATGGCGTTGGCCTGGCTGGATTTGCTGGCGTATTGGCTGCCCCAATTTTTCAAGTAAATCCACTGATGGGTTCAAACCTCATCATTGTAGTTTTTGCAGTAGTTGTTATTGGTGGCATGGGCTCAATCATGGGCGCCATTCTGACCGGCTTGGCTTTGGGCCTCATTGAAGGCCTCACTAAAGTCTTTTACCCAGAGGCTTCTGGTGTCGTAATTTTTGTGATCATGGCAATTGTCTTGTTGCTTCGTCCTGCTGGACTATTCGGACGGGAAAAATAA